The Sinomicrobium kalidii region TTAAATGACAGATAATTCAAAAATAGATAAATATTCCTTTCAGCCTGGTGCTATGTCCATCATTCAGATGGGGGAAGAGTTAATAGGTCATCCAAGTACTGCAATTAATGAATTAGTGAAAAACAGCTATGATGCGGATGCGAAGAAAAGCAAAGTCTATTTTCAGCATTCAGAAAATACAGGTCATAGTTTTGCCATAATCTGTGATGATGGTAACGGCATGGATTCTTCTACTTTATTCGGTAGCTGGCTACAGCCATCCGTTAGTACCAAGCGAACTCCCGGAGCCAAAAGTGAAGTTTACCAAAGAAATCTGCTGGGCAGCAAGGGAATAGGCCGTTTAGCTGCCATGGCTTTGGGAGAAAATGTAACAGTCATCACAAAAGAAGAAAATGAAAAAGAGTATAACTGGATCTCTGTTAACAGAGAAGCTTTTCGGGAAGAAAAATTATTATCAGACATTCATTTCCCAGGGGGTATAATTACTGATTTTCTTTCCCTTTTTTATGACAAAACCCTTCTAAGGGAAAGAATATCCCTTTACCTCGAAAAGGAAGTTAAAGAGGAAAGTGCAGAAGACAAGGATGCTTTAACAGATCAGATTCTGGAAAAGATCATTGCTGACAACAAAGATCACATTATAAAGTTTCTGGAAAACGCCGGACTAACATCCTTCAATAAAGGAACCTTGATAGTCATAGAACGTCTGGATGATGCTGTATTAAAAATATTAAAAAAAGATTTTGACCAGATCGAACTTCCGGATATAAATACCGAACCTTATAAAGATACACGGTTTTATAAAGCTCTCGCCACATTAATAACCCCTTTAAAATTCAATTCCAGAATACAACAGGAACTACTGGAAAAAGGTATTATCAAACAGGAAAAAGTGATTTCCGGAATTGAAAATGAATTTTCTATTGAATATTCTACAAATCTGATACCGGATCAGGAAGATAAAATAGAATGGCTTCCTGTAATTCCTATTCCGGTGCAATCAGTATATGATTACAGGGTTTATGGAAAGGTATCTGAAAAAGGCAATGTTGAAGGTATTATGTCTTTTCAAAGGTTAGAAGAAGATAAACACGAAATAAGTTTTAATCTTGCCGGCAAAGATATTCATGAAGAGAGTAACATCCAGCACAAATTATTTGAAGACGAAAATAACGAAGGCCCCGGAGAATATTATTTTGATATCCGGGTATATGAT contains the following coding sequences:
- a CDS encoding ATP-binding protein, coding for MTDNSKIDKYSFQPGAMSIIQMGEELIGHPSTAINELVKNSYDADAKKSKVYFQHSENTGHSFAIICDDGNGMDSSTLFGSWLQPSVSTKRTPGAKSEVYQRNLLGSKGIGRLAAMALGENVTVITKEENEKEYNWISVNREAFREEKLLSDIHFPGGIITDFLSLFYDKTLLRERISLYLEKEVKEESAEDKDALTDQILEKIIADNKDHIIKFLENAGLTSFNKGTLIVIERLDDAVLKILKKDFDQIELPDINTEPYKDTRFYKALATLITPLKFNSRIQQELLEKGIIKQEKVISGIENEFSIEYSTNLIPDQEDKIEWLPVIPIPVQSVYDYRVYGKVSEKGNVEGIMSFQRLEEDKHEISFNLAGKDIHEESNIQHKLFEDENNEGPGEYYFDIRVYDIGEKDNLEKLARSLNLNTGSQFKRAFKNFQGLRISKNGFGVKPYGEEVEDWIELSKARVQQPGKNVNTNQILGYVFFYSPDNDNLEEKTNREGFLENKAFQEVKDTMKAIFSELGKIRYNYRLLQGLGRIPNSKHDRPDFEEYLAKLYSMDATPALISYSTKFMKDVSTSMDNIEESLSFSERLASLGSGIELVYHEMAQPISGLRTTKSSLDLKKEKINPEVRNNFINDINHLNYATDILAELRKSLQPAIGRTRKKNFFLYTTFLKVCNLYKSDFDEHHISIKADERLKDYRINDLEYAFWIAFLNIINNAVYWLKKAEKGGEIRFLKEGEQLVISNSGPFLNEELIEHIFNYGVTTRSEKNATGLGLAFTQSILSRNNWDIQAENREDGPAFIIKKAEND